One segment of Nostoc sp. UHCC 0302 DNA contains the following:
- a CDS encoding IS1380 family transposase has translation MTPQKTDCIPEQFKFEQVKSCPVVVNFKGERVTSDAGLTLIAELDRKREITSRVARCFKDYRDSNRIDHSVESLITQRIYGLIMGYEDLNDHEELRHDPMFILALGKIMGSEKELPVLAGKSTLNRIEHCPETVESRASSRYHRIGHDAEAIEKLLVEIFLESYSKAPRQIILDLDVTDDLVHGNQEEVFFNPYYRGYCYAPLYIFCGKHLIAAKLRASNVDPASGALSELQRVIKLIRLRWDNVKIIVRGDSAYSREDIMSWCESQVGVDYVFGLAQNSRLIQLSQPTQYRAYLEYSQKLETVVEFFETLFTPSDDLKKQAAAFVDNSVWYCSLDYKTLKSWSRNRRVVSKIEYSKSGVSTRFVVTSLPTKLVPPGRLYTQKYCPRGDMENRLKEQKLSLKSDRTSTHTFAGNQLRLWFSSVAYILINALREQCLTTSELKNATVGTVRTKLLKLGAVITVNSRYILIAISRDCPYKNIFATAYSYLSRLNCSG, from the coding sequence ATGACCCCTCAGAAAACAGATTGTATACCGGAACAGTTCAAATTTGAACAAGTTAAATCATGTCCAGTCGTAGTTAATTTCAAGGGTGAGAGGGTAACATCAGATGCAGGATTGACTTTAATTGCGGAGCTAGACCGAAAAAGAGAAATTACATCGCGAGTAGCAAGATGTTTTAAAGATTACCGAGATTCCAATAGAATTGACCATTCAGTAGAAAGCCTAATCACGCAGAGAATATATGGTTTGATAATGGGTTATGAAGACTTAAACGACCACGAGGAACTGCGTCACGATCCAATGTTTATCCTGGCGCTAGGGAAAATAATGGGTTCAGAAAAAGAACTACCAGTCCTAGCAGGTAAAAGCACTTTAAATCGTATCGAACACTGTCCAGAAACTGTTGAATCAAGAGCATCAAGTCGATATCATCGCATTGGACATGATGCAGAAGCTATAGAGAAATTATTAGTTGAAATATTTTTAGAATCCTACTCCAAAGCACCACGACAGATAATTTTAGACTTGGACGTGACTGATGATTTAGTGCATGGCAATCAAGAAGAAGTGTTTTTTAACCCTTATTATAGAGGATATTGTTATGCTCCACTTTATATTTTCTGCGGTAAACATTTAATTGCAGCAAAGCTTCGTGCTTCTAATGTAGATCCAGCGTCGGGTGCATTATCAGAATTGCAACGAGTAATAAAACTAATACGTTTACGTTGGGATAATGTGAAAATTATTGTACGTGGAGATAGTGCGTATTCGAGAGAAGATATTATGAGTTGGTGTGAATCTCAAGTTGGAGTAGATTATGTCTTTGGGTTAGCCCAGAATAGTCGGTTAATTCAACTATCCCAACCAACCCAATACCGGGCTTATCTTGAATATTCGCAAAAACTGGAAACTGTAGTAGAGTTTTTTGAAACTTTATTTACTCCGTCAGATGACTTGAAAAAACAAGCAGCAGCCTTTGTTGATAACTCAGTTTGGTATTGTTCGCTTGATTATAAAACTTTAAAATCTTGGAGCCGTAATCGCCGTGTTGTCTCAAAAATTGAGTATAGTAAGTCAGGGGTAAGTACTCGTTTTGTTGTCACTTCACTCCCTACTAAATTAGTGCCTCCAGGACGACTTTATACCCAGAAGTATTGCCCACGAGGTGATATGGAGAATCGTTTAAAAGAACAGAAGTTATCACTAAAAAGTGATAGAACTAGTACTCATACATTTGCTGGAAATCAACTACGTCTGTGGTTTTCTTCTGTTGCTTATATTTTGATAAACGCTCTCCGAGAGCAATGTTTAACAACAAGCGAACTCAAAAATGCTACTGTTGGAACTGTTCGTACAAAGTTACTGAAATTGGGAGCCGTTATTACTGTTAATAGCCGATATATTTTAATCGCTATTAGTAGAGATTGTCCATACAAGAATATTTTTGCAACAGCTTACAGCTATTTATCTCGGCTAAACTGTTCTGGTTGA